Proteins found in one uncultured Desulfuromonas sp. genomic segment:
- a CDS encoding citrate (Si)-synthase has protein sequence MSTLKEVLKQKIDAHRPRTTRLVKECGDTTLGEVTIAQAIGGARGIKCLVTDISYLDPMEGIRFRGMTIPETFAALPKVPGSDYPYVEGFWYLLLTGDVPTMEQTLEVVEDWKQRSQVPAYVIDVLRAMPRDSHPMAMFSAAIVAMQRDSVFATNYAAGKFNKMTCWEDMLEDSNNLMAKLGPIAAYIYRMKYKGDTHIAPDPELDMGGQFAHLIGQCDEYKDVARMYFILHSDHESGNVSAHTTHLVASALSDAYYSYAAGINGLAGPLHGLANQEVLAWTQNFMEKLGGKVPTKDELKAALWDTLNSGQVIPGYGHAVLRKTDPRYTSQREFCLNTPGLKEDPLFQLVAMIYEVAPDVLLEHGKAKNPWPNVDAQSGVIQWYYGLTEYDFYTVLFGVGRALGCLANITWDRALGYAIERPKSVTTAMLEDAAGIK, from the coding sequence ATGTCAACACTGAAGGAAGTATTGAAGCAAAAGATCGATGCTCACCGTCCTCGTACCACTCGTCTGGTCAAAGAGTGTGGTGATACGACTCTGGGCGAAGTAACGATTGCTCAAGCTATTGGCGGTGCCCGTGGCATTAAATGCCTGGTTACCGATATCTCTTACCTCGACCCGATGGAAGGTATCCGCTTCCGTGGTATGACAATTCCTGAGACTTTCGCGGCTCTGCCCAAAGTTCCGGGTAGTGACTATCCTTATGTTGAGGGTTTCTGGTATCTGCTGCTGACCGGCGATGTTCCGACCATGGAGCAAACTCTGGAAGTTGTTGAGGACTGGAAGCAACGCTCCCAAGTTCCTGCTTACGTTATCGACGTACTGCGCGCTATGCCTCGTGATTCTCACCCGATGGCCATGTTCTCCGCTGCGATCGTTGCTATGCAACGTGATTCCGTATTCGCAACTAACTATGCTGCCGGTAAGTTCAACAAAATGACTTGCTGGGAAGACATGCTGGAAGACTCCAACAACCTGATGGCTAAACTGGGTCCCATCGCAGCATACATCTACCGCATGAAGTACAAAGGCGACACTCATATTGCTCCTGATCCTGAGTTGGATATGGGCGGTCAGTTCGCTCACTTGATCGGTCAGTGCGACGAGTACAAAGACGTTGCTCGTATGTACTTCATCCTGCACTCTGACCACGAGTCTGGTAACGTTTCTGCGCACACCACTCACTTGGTTGCTTCGGCTCTGTCTGATGCTTACTACTCCTACGCTGCTGGTATCAACGGTCTGGCTGGTCCTCTCCACGGTCTGGCTAACCAAGAAGTTCTCGCATGGACTCAAAACTTCATGGAGAAACTGGGCGGCAAGGTTCCCACCAAAGACGAGCTCAAAGCGGCTCTGTGGGATACGCTCAACAGTGGTCAGGTTATCCCGGGTTACGGTCACGCCGTACTGCGTAAGACCGACCCCCGTTACACTTCTCAGCGCGAGTTCTGCTTGAACACTCCGGGTCTGAAAGAAGATCCTCTGTTCCAACTGGTTGCTATGATCTACGAAGTAGCTCCGGACGTACTGCTCGAGCATGGTAAAGCGAAAAACCCCTGGCCTAACGTTGACGCTCAGTCTGGTGTTATCCAGTGGTACTACGGTCTTACCGAGTACGATTTCTACACTGTTCTGTTCGGTGTGGGTCGTGCACTCGGCTGCCTGGCCAACATCACTTGGGACCGTGCTCTGGGTTACGCTATTGAGCGTCCCAAGTCCGTTACCACTGCAATGCTCGAAGATGCTGCTGGCATCAAGTAA
- a CDS encoding sigma 54-interacting transcriptional regulator: protein MAKEVTSIYQSIVEEMAEGVVFLDADDVICICNPAAERIRRVKAERIVGRSIYSLHPGRMHDRIRQLIESLKSGRISSGSRIIHAQKRFFANSYTAIKAPDGTYLGTLLISRDVTEEKRLREENESLRTRQADEKMKCLVVHSDAAQRVMDMAVSLGQIDSTVLVTGENGTGKECVVELLHQNSPRRNGPLVKVNCAALPDNLIESELFGFVKGAFTGATENRKGKFELANGGTLFLDEIGDLPLASQAKLLRVLQERKVQPLGGKSEVLIDVRIVAATNHILSDDVAGGKFREDLFYRLNVIHIDVPPLRERREDIEPLAEMFLDKFSTQMNKPVRHLSTAALTILLHHHFPGNIRQLEHAMERAVALSSGELILPDDLPQDLLTASAMTTAQHPVQGGLALKEAVDFFERDYIAAALKQCDYKRSKTAEHLGISRKSLWEKIQRYNLTDPNVT from the coding sequence ATGGCAAAAGAAGTGACGTCGATCTATCAATCGATTGTTGAAGAGATGGCCGAAGGTGTTGTTTTTCTCGATGCTGATGATGTCATCTGTATCTGCAACCCCGCCGCTGAAAGGATACGGCGGGTTAAGGCGGAGCGGATTGTCGGACGCAGCATCTATTCACTGCATCCCGGACGGATGCACGACCGCATCCGTCAGCTAATCGAAAGCCTTAAGTCGGGGCGTATCTCCTCCGGCAGCCGCATTATTCACGCGCAAAAACGCTTTTTCGCCAATTCTTATACCGCGATCAAAGCCCCGGATGGCACCTATCTTGGAACGCTGTTGATCAGTCGTGATGTTACCGAAGAGAAACGTTTGCGCGAAGAGAACGAATCTCTCAGAACCCGCCAGGCTGATGAAAAAATGAAATGTCTGGTGGTTCATAGCGATGCCGCTCAGCGTGTCATGGATATGGCGGTTTCCCTTGGGCAAATCGATTCTACGGTTCTTGTGACCGGCGAGAATGGTACCGGCAAAGAGTGTGTGGTGGAATTGCTCCACCAAAACAGCCCGCGACGCAATGGTCCACTGGTGAAAGTGAACTGTGCTGCCCTGCCTGACAACCTGATTGAGTCGGAACTGTTTGGTTTTGTTAAAGGGGCGTTCACCGGCGCGACGGAAAACCGTAAAGGGAAGTTTGAGCTGGCCAATGGCGGTACGTTGTTTCTTGATGAGATTGGAGATCTGCCGCTGGCGTCGCAAGCGAAGTTGTTACGGGTGTTGCAAGAGCGCAAAGTGCAACCCCTTGGTGGGAAATCAGAAGTTTTGATTGATGTGCGGATTGTCGCCGCAACCAATCACATTCTCAGTGACGATGTTGCCGGTGGCAAGTTTCGTGAAGATCTGTTTTATCGTCTCAACGTGATCCATATTGACGTACCCCCGTTACGTGAGCGCCGTGAAGACATTGAGCCTCTGGCTGAAATGTTTCTCGATAAATTCTCCACGCAGATGAATAAGCCGGTCCGCCATCTGTCCACTGCGGCGTTAACTATTCTGCTTCATCATCACTTTCCGGGGAATATCCGCCAACTGGAACATGCCATGGAACGCGCCGTGGCCCTGAGCAGTGGTGAACTGATTCTTCCCGATGACCTGCCGCAAGATCTTCTGACGGCTTCAGCGATGACCACTGCGCAGCATCCTGTTCAAGGGGGATTGGCGCTTAAAGAGGCCGTTGATTTTTTTGAGCGGGACTATATCGCAGCCGCCTTGAAACAATGTGACTATAAGAGATCGAAAACCGCAGAGCATTTAGGAATCTCCCGCAAAAGTTTATGGGAAAAAATCCAGCGCTACAATTTGACGGACCCCAACGTTACTTAA
- a CDS encoding alginate export family protein, producing MKRMLIQSVVGAMLLCLMTAGWSAAAVLDELTAAVRAGKADVGVLTSFEYKNRDDATSPAKQLSIRTRIGYQTGAFHHVRLYAQFHNLTNAWEEFRHADGGEPDRDLIADPDGNRLYKAYLDYIGLPQTTVRVGRQEIILDDARLLGNIGWRLNGQSFDAVTVTNKSLADLALFAGYVHQVNTIALTHVDLDHFYLINANYSGIKNHRVSAYGYLLDTESTADSARDSATYGVRIVGKPCIVNYAVDYTLQTDFADGKDHDADMLNLYVGAAVAPVDFGVGYSYLSGQDGDDRPFDTLYSTAHKFNGFADLFLATNGGGLTPGLQDVYAKVATTLLGAKLSVIYHYFDTCEDDQFDGTYGDEIDVVVVKPIRDNLKLLVKYANFIQNDEQSNGFVNPAVDTEILTARLEYKF from the coding sequence ATGAAGAGGATGTTGATTCAAAGCGTTGTCGGGGCGATGCTGCTGTGTCTCATGACAGCGGGCTGGTCTGCCGCCGCTGTGCTCGACGAGTTAACGGCTGCAGTGAGAGCGGGGAAGGCCGATGTTGGTGTTCTGACCAGCTTTGAGTACAAAAATCGCGATGATGCCACCAGCCCTGCAAAACAACTCAGTATTCGCACCCGAATCGGTTATCAGACCGGTGCTTTTCATCACGTCAGGCTTTATGCCCAATTTCATAACCTGACCAATGCCTGGGAAGAATTTCGCCATGCGGATGGGGGGGAACCCGACCGCGATCTGATTGCCGATCCCGATGGCAACCGTCTTTACAAAGCCTACCTTGATTACATCGGCCTGCCACAGACCACGGTTCGCGTGGGACGTCAGGAAATCATTCTCGACGATGCCCGCTTGCTGGGTAATATCGGCTGGCGGCTTAATGGCCAGTCGTTTGATGCCGTAACCGTAACCAACAAGAGTCTTGCAGATTTAGCCCTGTTCGCGGGTTATGTCCATCAGGTCAATACCATTGCCTTGACTCATGTCGACCTGGATCATTTCTATTTGATCAATGCCAACTATTCCGGCATCAAGAACCATCGTGTCTCCGCGTATGGCTATTTGCTTGACACGGAAAGCACGGCCGATTCCGCGCGTGACAGTGCCACCTACGGTGTTCGCATTGTCGGGAAACCCTGCATTGTGAACTATGCGGTCGATTACACGCTGCAAACGGACTTTGCCGATGGCAAGGATCACGATGCCGATATGCTGAATCTGTATGTTGGTGCCGCTGTCGCACCCGTCGATTTCGGCGTTGGTTACTCCTACCTCTCCGGTCAGGATGGCGATGACCGTCCCTTCGATACCCTCTACAGCACCGCCCATAAATTCAACGGCTTTGCCGATCTGTTTCTGGCAACCAACGGCGGTGGTTTGACGCCCGGTCTGCAGGATGTCTACGCCAAAGTTGCCACCACGCTTCTCGGTGCAAAACTCAGTGTCATCTATCACTACTTCGATACCTGTGAAGATGATCAGTTTGACGGGACTTACGGTGACGAAATTGATGTCGTCGTGGTCAAGCCGATCCGTGACAACCTTAAGCTGCTGGTGAAATACGCCAACTTTATCCAGAACGATGAACAGAGCAATGGCTTTGTCAATCCGGCCGTGGATACGGAAATCCTGACCGCACGTCTGGAATATAAGTTTTAA
- a CDS encoding NapC/NirT family cytochrome c, whose translation MQNRRGKQPSSKKTWILGTAFGVVCALIVVLASGFMVETTNTDTFCVSCHVMKPFRTAWQESVHGGKNRQGFAAQCVDCHLPHGNFVEYLVTKAITGTSDVIHNLTIDGERFDWAANADANRLEFTFDSACRRCHHNLTGPGLPSGGLIAHRAYLRDEANRRCTDCHAHVGHNDMLATVQQFYQQQK comes from the coding sequence ATGCAGAACAGGCGAGGAAAACAGCCGAGTTCAAAAAAAACATGGATATTGGGGACCGCCTTTGGTGTGGTTTGCGCCCTGATTGTGGTGCTGGCCTCGGGTTTTATGGTTGAAACCACCAATACCGATACCTTTTGTGTCAGTTGTCACGTCATGAAACCGTTCCGCACAGCTTGGCAGGAGTCGGTTCATGGAGGCAAAAATCGCCAGGGGTTTGCCGCCCAGTGTGTGGATTGTCATCTGCCACACGGCAATTTTGTCGAGTACCTGGTGACGAAAGCTATCACCGGAACCAGTGATGTCATCCACAATCTGACCATTGATGGCGAGCGTTTTGACTGGGCAGCCAACGCTGACGCCAATCGATTGGAATTTACCTTTGATAGTGCCTGTCGCCGTTGTCACCACAATCTGACCGGCCCCGGGTTGCCCTCCGGTGGTCTGATTGCTCATCGGGCTTATCTGCGTGATGAGGCTAACCGGCGCTGCACGGACTGCCATGCCCATGTCGGGCACAACGATATGCTGGCCACCGTTCAACAATTTTACCAACAACAAAAATAA
- a CDS encoding multiheme c-type cytochrome gives MKQLYATAGMISAVLLLVTVGMAGAAPTPNLAPRKIEINRGYTEDAAKCIECHAEKTPGVLEDWKLGKMGHAGVSCYDCHVVEKDSPMASQCSGLKGSKTYISPMVSSKTCSRCHPTEVDQFMKSAHADLSRIAVYDESKAGGALVALQMQHEGGGFMGVEHGSELNQASRKSGCIVCHGSEVEVGADGKPINSTWPAGVGTKYPDGSVGNCTVCHTRHQFSVAEARKPEACASCHLGPDHPDIEIYLESKHGQRYLTEGEEWEWDSAPGTWQPGDYTAPTCATCHMSGIGELETTHNVEERLKWDLMHKRSEIRTGIHGDGVQGDKKMRKVCINCHSTSHTDNVRTMLDNSVALYNTYWDGAVKMKKELAEKGLLKKDPWRDGFQELMYYLWHHTGRRARQGSAMNGPDYAHWHGFFQVFQVYKDMQDIYDYRIKNNKIEELSPVMSPGPT, from the coding sequence GTGAAACAGCTTTATGCCACAGCAGGAATGATCAGCGCTGTTTTGCTGCTGGTCACGGTTGGGATGGCCGGTGCTGCACCGACCCCCAATCTGGCGCCGCGTAAGATCGAAATCAATCGCGGCTATACCGAAGACGCAGCAAAATGTATCGAATGTCACGCAGAGAAAACTCCCGGAGTTCTCGAAGACTGGAAACTCGGCAAGATGGGCCATGCCGGGGTGTCGTGCTACGACTGTCACGTGGTGGAAAAAGATTCTCCCATGGCCAGCCAGTGTTCCGGCCTAAAAGGAAGTAAAACCTACATTTCGCCCATGGTTTCTTCCAAAACCTGTTCGCGCTGCCATCCTACCGAGGTGGATCAATTTATGAAAAGTGCTCATGCAGATCTGTCGCGTATTGCCGTCTATGATGAAAGCAAAGCCGGTGGTGCTCTGGTGGCGTTACAGATGCAGCATGAGGGGGGTGGTTTCATGGGGGTTGAACATGGTTCCGAGTTGAATCAGGCCTCGCGGAAATCAGGCTGCATTGTTTGCCATGGCTCCGAAGTGGAAGTTGGTGCAGATGGCAAGCCGATTAACAGCACCTGGCCTGCGGGCGTCGGCACCAAATATCCCGATGGTTCTGTCGGTAACTGCACGGTTTGCCACACCCGCCATCAATTCTCTGTCGCTGAAGCACGTAAGCCCGAAGCGTGCGCCAGTTGCCATCTTGGCCCCGATCATCCCGATATCGAGATCTATCTGGAATCCAAACACGGCCAGCGCTATCTGACCGAAGGTGAAGAGTGGGAGTGGGACAGTGCTCCCGGCACCTGGCAACCCGGCGATTACACCGCTCCGACCTGTGCAACCTGTCATATGAGTGGTATTGGTGAACTGGAAACCACGCATAACGTCGAAGAACGTCTCAAGTGGGACCTGATGCACAAGCGCAGTGAAATCCGCACCGGCATCCACGGTGACGGCGTCCAGGGCGACAAAAAGATGCGTAAAGTGTGTATCAATTGCCATTCAACCAGCCATACCGACAACGTACGTACCATGCTCGATAACTCCGTGGCGTTGTACAACACCTACTGGGATGGTGCGGTGAAGATGAAAAAAGAGCTGGCTGAAAAAGGATTGCTCAAAAAAGATCCGTGGCGTGATGGCTTCCAGGAACTGATGTACTACCTGTGGCACCACACGGGGCGACGTGCCCGTCAGGGCTCGGCGATGAATGGTCCGGACTATGCACACTGGCACGGTTTCTTCCAGGTGTTCCAGGTCTACAAAGATATGCAGGATATCTATGACTACCGGATCAAGAACAATAAGATCGAAGAACTCAGCCCGGTCATGAGCCCGGGACCGACCTAG
- a CDS encoding ABC transporter substrate-binding protein: MSIQPQMTIKQIIETWPQTLDVFTANGFEQFSQPEMIDRVGRFLKLESALSQKGYDCAAFIALLQERIDAADQQADITLVERQRQDYDIDLAGLLPCPVRMPLLEVVTREVESFETQTGLRVRSRLEAASVGADWMEEHIHQATSVAELPDLFVSAGFDVFFDPQGIGGYCRDGLFAALEYPAVNGDFDGMTLADPRHAYSMISVVPAVFMVDKQQLGDLPIPRTWADILEPIYAGKISLPVGDFDLFNAILLTLHKEFGDEGIERLGRSMLSSLHPAQMVKTASRQQDDKPLVTILPYFFTRMATHVPSVEIVWPEDGAIISPIFMLAKRDRLDELRPLADLVAGEEVGTILAQKGLFPSLNPQVKNSLPEVAPWKWLGWDYIYQQDIAGLIRHAETVFNRAVAGGDA, from the coding sequence ATGTCGATACAACCACAAATGACCATCAAACAGATTATTGAGACTTGGCCGCAAACACTGGATGTGTTTACCGCCAATGGGTTTGAACAGTTTTCCCAACCAGAGATGATCGACCGGGTTGGTCGTTTCCTCAAGTTGGAGTCGGCCCTGAGCCAAAAGGGCTACGATTGCGCCGCGTTTATCGCCCTGTTGCAGGAACGTATCGACGCGGCGGACCAGCAGGCGGATATCACCTTAGTGGAGCGCCAACGTCAGGATTACGATATCGATCTCGCTGGATTGTTGCCGTGCCCGGTGCGTATGCCGTTACTCGAAGTGGTGACCCGCGAAGTGGAGTCCTTTGAAACGCAAACCGGTCTGCGGGTACGCAGCCGCCTTGAAGCGGCCTCCGTGGGAGCCGACTGGATGGAAGAGCATATCCATCAGGCCACAAGCGTTGCTGAATTGCCGGACCTGTTTGTTTCCGCCGGTTTTGATGTGTTTTTCGACCCGCAGGGCATTGGCGGCTATTGCCGTGACGGCCTGTTTGCCGCGCTGGAGTATCCAGCGGTTAATGGGGACTTTGATGGCATGACCCTGGCCGATCCGCGCCATGCCTATTCGATGATTTCGGTGGTTCCGGCCGTCTTCATGGTCGATAAACAACAGCTTGGCGATCTGCCGATACCGCGCACCTGGGCGGATATTCTCGAGCCGATCTATGCCGGGAAGATCTCCTTGCCGGTTGGTGATTTTGATTTGTTCAATGCCATCTTGCTGACCCTTCACAAGGAGTTCGGCGACGAAGGCATTGAGCGATTAGGGCGCTCCATGCTCAGTTCCCTGCATCCGGCGCAGATGGTCAAGACGGCATCGCGTCAGCAGGACGATAAGCCGCTGGTGACGATTTTGCCGTACTTCTTTACCCGCATGGCCACTCACGTACCATCGGTGGAGATTGTCTGGCCTGAGGACGGCGCGATTATCAGTCCGATTTTCATGCTGGCTAAACGTGACCGCCTTGATGAACTCCGACCCTTAGCGGACCTGGTTGCCGGCGAAGAGGTTGGGACAATTCTTGCGCAGAAGGGCCTGTTCCCCTCCTTGAACCCGCAGGTCAAAAACAGCCTGCCCGAGGTCGCACCATGGAAATGGCTGGGCTGGGATTATATTTACCAGCAGGACATTGCCGGTCTGATCCGTCATGCCGAGACTGTATTCAATCGGGCGGTTGCCGGAGGTGACGCATGA
- a CDS encoding GTP-binding protein codes for MKFLTVSGPPSSGKTAVILQAIDALKQRGHTIGVVKFDCLVTEDDQLYARRGIVVRKGLSGALCPDHYFVSNVEACMSWGQEQGLDLLISESAGLCNRCAPHIQGVTAVCVIDNLSGIGTPKKIGPMLKAADIVVITKGDIVSQAEREVFASRVRQVNPKATILHVNGITGQGAFELSTLLVTGEDHATLTGKKLRFSMPSALCSYCLGETRIGKQHQMGNVRKMDLGGDA; via the coding sequence ATGAAATTTCTCACTGTATCCGGACCGCCTTCATCGGGCAAAACAGCGGTGATCCTTCAGGCCATTGATGCTCTGAAACAACGTGGCCACACCATCGGTGTCGTCAAGTTCGATTGTCTGGTCACTGAAGATGATCAGCTCTATGCGCGGCGCGGCATTGTCGTGCGCAAAGGGCTTTCCGGCGCGTTATGCCCGGATCATTACTTTGTCAGTAATGTCGAAGCCTGCATGAGCTGGGGGCAGGAACAGGGGCTCGATCTGCTGATCAGCGAAAGCGCCGGCTTGTGCAACCGCTGCGCCCCGCATATCCAGGGGGTGACGGCTGTGTGTGTCATTGACAACCTCAGTGGCATCGGCACACCGAAAAAAATCGGCCCCATGCTCAAAGCCGCGGATATCGTGGTGATCACCAAGGGCGATATTGTTTCCCAGGCTGAACGCGAAGTGTTTGCCTCGCGGGTGCGCCAAGTGAACCCCAAGGCCACCATCCTGCATGTCAACGGGATCACCGGTCAGGGCGCATTTGAGCTGTCCACCCTGCTGGTTACCGGCGAAGACCATGCCACGTTGACCGGTAAGAAGCTGCGCTTTTCCATGCCGTCGGCCCTGTGTTCCTATTGTCTGGGCGAGACGCGCATCGGGAAACAGCACCAGATGGGTAATGTCCGCAAAATGGATCTGGGAGGTGACGCATGA